The Leptospira selangorensis genome segment AGAAGGCAAAGGAATGGAAAAGATCAACTCATTATAATCTCTGGAGGCAATCATGCAGAAAAGACAATTGGGAAAGATAGGCCCACTCGTATCCGAACAAGGATTGGGTTGTATGGGAATGTCTGATTTTTACGGAAAGACGGATGATGCAGAATCCATTGCAACTATACATCGTGCGATAGAGTTGGGAGTTACATTATTCGACACGGCAGATATGTATGGCCCTCATATCAATGAAGAACTTTTAGGAAAAGCGATCAAAGGAAAAAGAGACCAGGTAGTGATCGCAACTAAGTTCGGGATCATGAGAGATCCTAACGATCCTTACAAAAGAGGATACAACGGAAAACCCGAATATGTAAAAGCGGCCTGTGAAGGAAGTTTGAAACGTTTAGGCGTTGATACGATCGATTTATATTACCAACACAGGGTAGATCCGGATACTCCTATCGAAGAAACAGTAGGAGCAATGGCGGATCTAGTGAAACAGGGAAAAGTAAAGTATATAGGACTTTCCGAAGCGGGAATTGATACAATCAAAAGAGCTGCAAAGGTTCATCCAATTTCCGCATTACAGACTGAATATTCTCTTTGGACAAGAGATCCGGAAGATGGTATCTTACAAACCTGTAGAGATCTTGGAATTGGATTTGTAGCTTATAGTCCTCTCGGCCGTGGATTTTTAACAGGGCAGATCCAAAAATTTGAAGATCTGGATCCAAACGATTTTAGAAGAAACTCACCTCGCTTCCAAGGAGAGAATTTCCAAAAAAATTTAGAGTTGGTTGCTAAGATAAAAGAGATCGCTAACGAAAAATCTGTTACTGCCGGTCAGCTTGCTCTAGCTTGGGTTCTCGCTCAGGGACAAGATATAGTTCCGATCGCTGGTACCAAAAGACGCAAATATCTGGAAGAGAATATTGGAGGAAGTTCTGTCAAATTATCCAAAGAAGATTTAGACAGGATCAATTCAGTCGCTCCTAAAGATGCTGCAGCCGGATTACGTTATCCGGCTTCCAGCATGGGCTCTGTAGGAAGATAATCGATGAGGAAGGCCTATTTAGTTTTTAAAGCGGCCTTCCATTCTTCTTCCTTAAAACCTACTAGTCCGAAATTTTCTCCTAATACAAAAGGCCTTTTGACCAGGTTTCCGTTCCCGGAAAGTAGTTCGAACTGCTCGTCCAGGCTCATTTTGGAGAGTTTGTCCTTAAGGCCCAGTTCCTTGTAATCTCCACCGGAAGTATTGAATAATTTTTTAGATTCTCCGCCCACATATCCCAGCATCTTTTTGAGTTCTGCTTTCGTTGGCGGGGTTTCCCGGATTGCTTTCTTGTCGAAGTCTACCTTTTTACTTTCCAGGAATTTTAGGGCGTTTCTGCATGTGCTGCAATTTTTGTATTCGTACACTTTTAACTTCACGGTTGGATCTCCTACAAGGCTTTCCCTTCCCAAATTCGGAATTTATGTCGTCTTTGCAAGTAGGAACCGACAAAAAAACTTTACCTTGAAAATGGAAAGTTTTGCCGATAGTATTCCTTAGGACGCGCTCAAAGTGCTGAATAAAAAGACCTCTCTAACCGGAAGACAAAAAGCGGCCATTTTTCTAATCGCCGTAGGGTCCGACGTATCTTCGGAAATTTTCAAACATTTACGTGAAGACGAGATCGAACAGATCACGTTCGAGATCGCACGTTTAGATAAGATCACTCCGGAGGATAAGGAGAAGGTTCTCGTAGAATTCAACGAGCTTATGATGGCTCAGGAATTCATCTCGAACGGAGGTATCGACTTCGCTAGGGGATTATTAGAGAAAGCTCTAGGTAACCAGAAAGCGATCGATATTATCAACCGACTTACTTCGAGCTTGCAAGTTCGTCCTTTCGACTTTATTCGTAGAACTGACCCTCAGCACTTATTAAACTTTATCCAGAATGAGCACCCTCAAACAATCGCATTAATTTTATCTTATTTAGATCCTCAAAAAGCATCTAGCATTCTGTCCGGATTGCCACACACAATCCAAGCAGAAGTTGCTAAGAGGATCGCCACTATGGACCGGGTTTCTCCGGACGTTCTTCGAGAAGTAGAAAGGGTATTAGAAAGAAAACTTTCTACATTGGCGAGTGAGGATTATACCTCTGCCGGTGGTATCGATTCAGTCGTAGAAATTTTGAACCTTGTGGATAGGGGAACTGAGAAAACAATCATTGAAGCTCTGGAAGAAGAAGATCCGGAACTCGCGGAAGAGATCAAAAAGAGGATGTTCGTATTCGAGGATATCGTACTACTCGACGACCGCGCGATCCAAAAAGTATTGAGAGAAGTAGACAACTCAGACCTTGCAAAAGCTCTCAAATCTGTGGATACAGAAGTTCAGGAAAAGATCTTCAAGAACATGTCCAAACGTGCCGCGAACCTACTCCGAGAGGATATGGACTTCATGGGACCTATTCGTATTAAAGACGTGGAAGACGCTCAGCAAAAAATCGTTAATATTATACGTAAGCTGGAAGAATCCGGAGACATCGTAGTCGCACGTGCTGGCGAAGACGAACTCGTTATGTGAGGTCCGAACCTGGACCATATATCTCACAAACGATTTGTATTCTGGATCTGCGTAACTTTACTGGTTTCCCAGTTTGGTTGTATTTCCGATACCAAACCTGTTAGAAAGATAGACTTTTCCGAACTGGAATGGACCGGAAGACTTATACCTGAAACTCCAAACGAAAAGAAAACAGAACTTAAAAACAAAAAGCAAGAAGCTAGTTCTGAAGATTGGACTCCTCTTCCTACTTTACCTTGGACATTCAATAGTCTTTTCCAGATCCCAATGGATTCAGGCCTCCACCAGGTTGAGATCAAAACTGAATTTAATTTGGATAAAACGGACGACTTACTTAAGATCCCGGCTGGTCTCTATATTTCCGATATTGGAGAGAACTGGAAAATTTTTCTGAATGGAATTTTAGTAAGAGAAGAATGGTACGAGCCTACGGAAGGCCAACTTACTAAAAACCGTTCCGTAAAAGGACTGATCATTCCACTTCATCATGGAATTTTAAAGCAGGGTAAAAACGATCTGAAAATCCGTTTTATGGGAATGGCGGACAGCAATCCTATAAAGGCAAACGATCATTTCGGATTCTATCATCCCAAAAATTTCAGGATATCTTCCTTAGAGGAAATTTATAACTCTAGCTCAGAATACTTTGATATATTCCTTTTCGGGATTTACTTTATATTCGGTTTCTATCATGTTCTGTTCTTCGTAACTAGAAAACAGGATATTTATTATCTGTATTTTGGGCTTTTCTCCTTATTTTCTTCCGTATATTTTTATTTTACCACCTTTCATATATATAATAAATTCATAAATTTTCCTGGTGGCCCGGATACTGAATTTTTCTTTAGGGGAGAAATTTCGGCACTCATTCCAATGGTCCCTATCTTTATGCTTTTTGCGAAAGACTTCTTTTACCAAAAGGAAGGAAAGTTTTGGATCATTCGTACATTCTGCGTTTTAAGCGGGATCCTATTTTTAACGAACTGGTTTCTGCCTTATAAATACGTTCTTCCGAATCTGACTGTTTTTCAAGTTCTTCTGTTTTTGATGCTCTTGTATGTGATCTTCTTCTCCGCAAATGCGATCCGTTTGAAAAAACCTGACTCTGTTAAACTCGCAGTCGGTATCGGGGTTTGTGGTCTTTTCGGACTTTGGGATACGATAGATGCAATGACTAAGATCGCAGGGTTCCATTATCCTTTCTTTAAGATCTCCTTCTCCGTTTTCATTCTTGTGATCATTAGTCTTTTAGTTTCCAGATATGTGAGTTTGTACAAACAATCTCAGGCTCTTAACCTGGAGATCTCAAAACAAAGAGATGCATTTTACAGATTCGTACCTTCCGAATTTATTTCTATATTAGATAGAGAAAGTCCTGTTGAGATCAAGATAGGTGACTCTAAAGAAAAGACGATGTCTGTATTCTTTGCCGACTTAAGAGGTTATACTTCCGTTTCCGAGAAGTTGAGTCCTGATGAGAATATTAAATATCTGAATAGATACTTTTCCGCATTTGAAGATATCATATTTAAGAATGCAGGCTTCGTGGATAAATACATCGGAGATGCGATCATGGCATTATTCTCCGATCATAGCGACAGAGCGGAGAAGGAAAATTTTAATTCTGCAGACAATGCTCTTCAGTCTGCGATTGATATGGTTCGTTACGTAGAATCTCTAAATGATGGGATTGGCATAGGAGCGGATTTAGGAATTGGTGTGAACACCGGACCTTTGATCTTGGGAACGGTAGGTAGCGAGAGGAGAATTGATACTACTGTTGTAGGTGACACTGTTAATTTATCTTCACGAGTCCAAAGTCTTTCCGGTTTTTATAAAAGTAAAATTCTAGTGACCCATCATACTTTCCTACGTTTGAATTTACTTTCGGACGTTATGGCAAGAGAGATCGATACAGTTATCGTAAAGGGCAAAACCCAACCGGTTATCTTATACGAAGTTTTTCAAGCAGATGAACCTGAATCAGTGGATTGGAAAGAAGGCTCCAAAATGAAGCTGAATGAAGGGATCGCCCTCTATAAAGCGGGGCAATTCAAGAATGCTTTCTCTATCTTTAAGGAATTATATAAAGAAAAGCCTACGGATAATATCGTAAAACTGTATGCTAAAAGAACCAAAATGATCCTAGGCCAGGATCCTCCGGGAGATTGGGACGGGATTTTCAGGCTTCATAGAAAATAATTTCCAATTTCAATCTATTCTTCTCAAATTTAGGGAACGTATAAAACCTTCTCCTGTCTGATGTTTGCTCGGTTTTGTAATCCGAATTTAACCTCATTCAAATAGGAAATTCTAAAACATGAAGTATAAGGTCGGGATCGTTTCTATAGTTTTGATTTTCTCGACTTTCGGATTAAGCGCCGAGGAAAAGGAAAAACTTCCGGATTTTAAATTGGCCGACCAAAAAGGAATAGTTTTCAGCTCATCAACTGCAAAAGGAAATACTTACTTTTTACTCGGTTGTGGCTTCAAAGACATTGTCCTATGTAGAAAACATGGGCGCAAAATTTACTGGAAGATGCAGACATTATTAAAAGACGAGGACCACGTTATCTTCTCCGCTTATCTGAATTTAAAAAAAGCACCATCCGCTGTTTTTGATTATATTCTCCAAGAAAAGGAAAAAGATTATGAAAGTATTTTGTTGGATAAGAAAGGGACTCTATCCAGTGGCTTGGTAGAAGGAAAATCTTTCTTAAGAGTATATTCTCCCAAAGGTGTACTTATCCACAAAGAGTATTTTGAATCTGTGGATGATACAAAAGTTTCCGAACTTTATAAACTAGTCCGAAGTGGAAAGTAAAATGAACAAAAGTATCTCTTATTATCTTTCACTTTTGCTACTTCTTCCTTTCTTTGGATGCGTAAAAAAGAATCCTCACGTAGCGGATTACTTCGAAAGATATTTTAAATACCAAGATTTTATCCAAACTGAATTTAAAGATGATCCAGTTCGTGGGATTTTATACGGAAATCCGGAAGCGGATTCAGAGGAAAAGTTTTACAAGAAGGATGGTTATCTTGCTCTTTCTTTTCGCTTAAGCGAGAATGGCGGCCGATTTCGAAAAGAATTATCAGATTCTCCTCTGTCCGTATTTCCCGAAAGTCCGTATTCTATCTTTGTAAAAACAGAACCTACGGAATTTTATACAAAACCAATATATAAGATCACTCGAACAGTCGAAATGCTTTCTCCTGAAGTGAGTGTATTCGACGTGTTCCCAATGATAGAAGAGACAATCCAACATCTGCGTAAAGCGGAACCGAATCAAGTTTCGGAACATTCGTCTCTTCAGAAATTTTTATGTCATCAATTCGATTGTGAGATTAAAAGAGAGAATGGAGAACTCTTTCTGATGTATACACTTTCAGAAAGAATGAAGGAACAATTCCCGATTGCGTATAAAAAATGGAATAAACGTTTGGGTCAGGTTTCTTTCAGATTTCAGTTGTTCCAATCGGGAGGTTTTACTAAAGGTTGGGAATTCTATAATGAAGGAAAAAAAATTATATTAGGAATTCCTGAATCTCCTAAAGGATATTGGTCTTCTCCCAAAACCTTACATCTTAGGACATATATGTTCATCAATGTTTTCGGATTAAAAATTGATATTCGAGGATTAGGATATACGCTTAAGTTCAATCGCTCCGGTAATACGGATACTGTCAATGGATACTATAGTAAAATTCCCGAAACTACGATAGGAGGTAGATTCCTTTCTATCTTTCCTCCCGGAGCCGTGAATTTCTTTATTCCTGGAAATATGGATGAATATGCTGAAGGAAGTTTTAAACTTTTGGTAGAAGGGTCTGACGGCAAAGGTGGGACACGTTTCGAAAATAAAACCAAACGTAACGGGAATAAAACCAAGGTTCTGCTTACTACCGAGTCTGAAATTTTTAGAGATCGTTTTCTTCCTTTCAAGTCGAGTGACGAAGACGATGAGCCTTCTTTTTTCACTGAGCTCGGAAAAAATATCGTATTAGATTTAAGAGGTAAATGATCCTCAAAACTTCAAGTAAACTTGAAGTTCGTAAAACCAATTTAGAAACTTTCCAAAACTGCTTGACTGGACCTCTTTCACAAATAATCCTAATCGGATTCGGTTAACGACCGAATAATATTTTTAGAACTGTGTTCGGAGGAATCATGGAATTAACCCTGTTTACCACCACGAACGGGCTTTATTACTTAGTTAAGTACATTCACTTTTTATCTGGGGTAACCTGGATCGGAATGTTGTACTATTTCAACTTTGTACAAGGTCCTTTCTTCAACGAAACCGATGCGGATACAAAGAAGAACGCAACTCAGAAATTAGTTCCACGCGCATTATGGTGGTTCCGTTGGGGCGCAATGTTTACCTTCTTATCCGGTCTTGCGATGATCGCTATCGCACTCGGAGCGCAAGGTATTCCGCATAATTCCCAATGGGTCGTAGTAATTCTAGTAGGTGCACTTTTCGGAACGGTAATGTGGGCGAACGTTTGGTTCGTTATCTGGCCGAATCAAAAAGTTGTTATCGCAAAAGCTAAAGGAGAGACTACTGTAGATCCTGCTCCTAACGCTAACCGCGCTTTTGTAGCTTCTAGAACTAACACCTTCTTCTCTATTCCAATGCTATTTGCAATGGGAGCGGCTCGTAACCTTCCTATTAACTATAGCCCGGAGAAGTTGAGAATTTTCCTTGGAATTATCGTACTTTTGATTGTGATCTTCGAAGTGAATGCTTTAAGAGCAGACCAAAACGGTCCTACTGTTAAACCGATCAAAACCGTAAAAGCGGTAATTACTAGCGGAGTGATCTTTGCTTTGGTTACTTATGTTCTGATGGAAGTTCTTTTAACTGCTTAAGGAATATTGAATGAATCCATTCCAAATCAATCGGAGTGGAAGCGAGAAGGGCGGTAATCACCGCCTTTCTTTTTTTAGCTTTCTACTCTTAGTATTTTTCGCGGCAGTATTCTCTTTATGTAAAGAATCCAAACCGCTTTCTCCGGAAGCAGAAGCCGGTAGAGGATTATACATGGCAAACTGTCTAGCTTGTCATAATGCCAATCCTAAACTGGACGGAGCTGTCGGGCCTTCGGTGGGAAATTCTTCTTATGAATTATTGGAAGCAAGAATGAGAGGAGAATATCCTCCAGGATATGTTCCAAAACGCCAAAGTACAGCAATGACCCGTTTTAATTTTACGGAAGCTCAGATAAAATCTTTAGAAGAGTTTTTGAAACAGTAAGATCTTTGTTAGCTGCGGCGGTAAGTCGCAGCGATTCAAATTAATTTCTTCCGATAGAGAGCCGAACATTTCGAAGAATGTCGATGATCTGCTTATGGATCCTTCCATTAGAAGCTACTACTTCTGCCTGTCCTGATAAGAAGTGTTTTCCTTGAAAGTCAGTAAGTTTCCCGCCTGCTTCCGTTAAGATCACAGAGCTTGCTACAGTATCCCAGAGTTTTACACCCTTCTCCCAGATCCCGTCGAGAACACCTTCTGCCACCCAACATGTATCTAAAACAAAAGAACCGGTCCTTCTCATGGATCTACCGCAGCTGATGAACGCAGTGATATCGGAGATGACCTCGTTTAAAATTTCCTTTCTGTTTGTAGGAAAACTGGATACCAAAAGAGATCTTGCAAGTGCATCCGTATTAGAGACATCGATCCTGAGTCCATTCTTGAAAGCACCTTGGCTTAAAATTGCAGAGTAACGCGTATCCAACTCAGGTGCAAATACAACTCCAGCAACAGGAGTTTCTCTATGCTCCAAACCTACTGATACACAATAAAGAGGAATACCTCTTACAAAGTTCATGGATCCATCGATAGGGTCCAAAACCCAACGGAATGAATTACTTCCTTCGTGTTTGAAATAATCTTCCGAAATGATTGAGTCGTTTGGAAAGTTTTGTCGGATAAAATCGATCAGGAATTTTCCCATCAATTCGTCCGCTTTATGAATGCGGTCTTTTTCTTCGGAGTCACTTACTATCCCGAAGACTCGGATCTCCTTTTGGAGTTTACGAGCGGATTCCAGTATAAGCCCGGATACGGATTGGACTGATTTCACTCTCTTTTTCACTTCTTCAAGAGGGAAATCTATGGGAGGTGCTAAGGATTCCATGTTCGGGCTTATGTCCTTTATACCCGTAAAATTTTCCAAGCCATGTTTCCCGATGGGGAAATGATCCTCTCCGACTTATGAGATCGGAGCCAAGCGAAGAATGAATTTCGGGCAGATTCTTCTAAGGTCATGCTGCCTGGTCTTAACAAAAGATCAACTACTTGGTGAAACGAATTGAAATCCTTTGCGATCCTATCTAGGGAGGGGTCCAGAAACCTGGCCGTCAATGTAAGATATTCTACCGCTAAAGGAGCGAAAATTTTTCCAAGGGACCAATCTGCAGGAGTAATCCCTAAAGACTCATGGATAAAGCTTACCTGCTTTGAATAATCCACCTCGTCAAAGATTTCGGAATATGTATGCCTAACTCCTTCGAACGTGTCTCTGGAGATCTGAACCATGAAGTCGGACTCTTCGTACTTTTTTGCTGTGAAGTCTATTACTGCATCTTCTAAGACTGTTAGAGAATCCAACGGGATCACTCGAGAGGAAAAATAAGCTCTATTAGTGTAAACGGACATAGTTTTTCCCTGAGAAGCTTGCGCATAAATATCTTCCTTGGGAGCTCCACCAAGATGCATCACATGAAAACTAGTAACGATTGCAAATGGAGGAAGTTTCTCTCTCCATATTTCCGGAGAATTTTCTCTGAACATTTCTCCTTCCGTATAGAATGGTTTGATCAGAAACAAACGATCAATATCTCTTTTAGGTCTGGGTTCAGGAAGAACAAGGGAATCCGAAACTAACTCGGGAGCTAGTTGAATCAGTGATTTTAGAAAACTTTCTGCTGCGCTAAACTCTATTTCGAAAACGGAAGTAGAAGGTAGAATAAACTTTTCTTCGAATTCAACAAATGAAGTATGAAGGTTATCCACGTATACGGAATGTTCCTTGTTTCTTCCATTCGAATGATTCTGCAAGAGCTTGTTTAATTCTTTAACTTCATTCAGCTTCATTTTTTCGTTTTAGTCAGAATCCTCACCTCATACGGTTTGAGTAGCTTGAAACCGGCAAGAGTCTTCTTACCGGAATGATTGATAAAAATTTCGTAGTCTTTGGACTTTCCCTTTCTAAAACTGCGCTCCACTGTTGGGCCGTAAAAAGTAAATGGGATACCTGCCATTCTTAGGGTTCTTCTATACAATAGCATAAACGAGATCGGACTCAGACTCGCTCCAACGTATACGACAGATCCTTTTCCGAATCGATTACAAGTTATGACAGGTTTTCCTTTATAAAATTTCTTATTATCAGAATATCTTGCCCAAACCTTGGCTGTCGTAGGTTCCAGGATCTCACAAATTTTGGAACAAGTTCCCGGTAAGACCCTGAATCGGAACTTAACGTTTCGATTTCCGACTGCTTCGAACTTTCTTACTTTGACTCCAGCCATTTCGGAGAATGGACCAGGCACCTGAGAATCCAACATCCAAGAGTTTTTGTCCTTCAACCCTGCTCTGTATCCTAAAACTAAAACACCTCCCTCTCTAACGAATTGCTCTATTTTTTTAACAATAGAATCATCCACCATTGCATAAAGGGGAAGAACCAATACTTTATATTTGGAGAAGTCAGCCTTTGAGATAGGTAGGAAATGAGTGTTTACGTTCAGAATATTCAAACCTGCAAACCAAGTGGCCATCTCGATATCGTAGCCAACTTGTGCGAATGGCACAGGACTATGTTTTAAACCGGAAGAGATCGGTTGGTGTTTGAAATTCCTTGCATTCTCTATATCATGAAGGACGGCCACTTCTGCAGGAAAATGTTCCGAAGCAAAATCTTTAACTTCCGGTAAGATCTCAGAAATTCCTTTTTGTAATTCTAAGTATCTATCTGTTAGAGATTTGTCGTGATCCAAAATTCCATAGCAGAGTTGTTCTTGGCCGAATCTTGCGGTTCTATATCTGAAAAATACGATTTGTTCTGCACCTTGGACGATCGCTTGTTTCATCCAAAGTTGAATCTGACCAGGCGCAGGAAGATAACCTAAAGTATCATGTCCTTGGAATCCTGAAATTTGTTCCATCACAGTAAAAGGAAGATCTTTTAAACCTCGATTGTACTGATGCATCGCAGAGATAAATGGATGAGGAAAAGGTTCTTCTTGGTCTCCCCAGGTAGGATAATTATCCCAAGAAACGTAATCCAAATGGGTGAATAATTCGCTCATATCGATCACAGGAAGAAAAGGACTCGGATATAAATTCGTAGTAAGCTTTCTATTGGGAGAAAATTTTCTTACAATGTCAGACTGCAATTTTACAAAGTCCACAATAGTATCCGAATGGAATCTGTAAAAGTCTTGGATCATAGAAGGATTAAATCCAGCACTCACATGAGGACCTGGAAGAGGGATCTCATTCCAATCGTTGAAGATTACTCCCCAGAAAATATTTCCCCAGGTATCATTTAGGTTTTGGATCGTTTTGTATTTTGATTTCAACCAAAGTCGAAATGCCTTGAGAGAAGTTTCAGAATGATCGATATCCGATCCTTCATGGCCGATCTCATTATCAATCTGCCAACCGATTACAGCAGGATGATTTCCTAATGTTTGGGCCATCTTAGTCACAACCCGAATCACTGCTTTTCTATAATTTGGAGAAGAAAAACATGCCTGTCTTCTTGTTCCTATATTTCTTAAAACTCCATCTCTCACTTGGAGAACATCAGGATATTTTTTAGCAAGCCAAGGTGGGAATGTGGCTGTTGGAGTTCCTAAGATCACATCCATTTTATGTTTATGAAAGAGATCCAACATCTTCTTCCAAAAAGAAAAATCGAATTTACCTTCTTTAGGTTCGACTAAGGCCCAAGAAAACTCTGCGAGACGGACTCTGGTCAGTCCCATGTTCTTCATGATCCGAATATCTTCCTCCCAATCTTTGGGAGTCCATTGTTCAGGATAATAATCAGCTCCGAAAATCATTCGGTCCTCGCATGTTAAAAAGGTAGAGACGATGATTCTCTTGAGGGAAGATCTTTCCAGAAAGAAAACCGGTAAATCGTATCGAAATTCGGAAAAAATACTGTCTTTTCGATACGATTCAGGGAGAATAGATT includes the following:
- a CDS encoding inositol monophosphatase family protein; amino-acid sequence: MESLAPPIDFPLEEVKKRVKSVQSVSGLILESARKLQKEIRVFGIVSDSEEKDRIHKADELMGKFLIDFIRQNFPNDSIISEDYFKHEGSNSFRWVLDPIDGSMNFVRGIPLYCVSVGLEHRETPVAGVVFAPELDTRYSAILSQGAFKNGLRIDVSNTDALARSLLVSSFPTNRKEILNEVISDITAFISCGRSMRRTGSFVLDTCWVAEGVLDGIWEKGVKLWDTVASSVILTEAGGKLTDFQGKHFLSGQAEVVASNGRIHKQIIDILRNVRLSIGRN
- a CDS encoding beta-galactosidase → MIFGADYYPEQWTPKDWEEDIRIMKNMGLTRVRLAEFSWALVEPKEGKFDFSFWKKMLDLFHKHKMDVILGTPTATFPPWLAKKYPDVLQVRDGVLRNIGTRRQACFSSPNYRKAVIRVVTKMAQTLGNHPAVIGWQIDNEIGHEGSDIDHSETSLKAFRLWLKSKYKTIQNLNDTWGNIFWGVIFNDWNEIPLPGPHVSAGFNPSMIQDFYRFHSDTIVDFVKLQSDIVRKFSPNRKLTTNLYPSPFLPVIDMSELFTHLDYVSWDNYPTWGDQEEPFPHPFISAMHQYNRGLKDLPFTVMEQISGFQGHDTLGYLPAPGQIQLWMKQAIVQGAEQIVFFRYRTARFGQEQLCYGILDHDKSLTDRYLELQKGISEILPEVKDFASEHFPAEVAVLHDIENARNFKHQPISSGLKHSPVPFAQVGYDIEMATWFAGLNILNVNTHFLPISKADFSKYKVLVLPLYAMVDDSIVKKIEQFVREGGVLVLGYRAGLKDKNSWMLDSQVPGPFSEMAGVKVRKFEAVGNRNVKFRFRVLPGTCSKICEILEPTTAKVWARYSDNKKFYKGKPVITCNRFGKGSVVYVGASLSPISFMLLYRRTLRMAGIPFTFYGPTVERSFRKGKSKDYEIFINHSGKKTLAGFKLLKPYEVRILTKTKK
- a CDS encoding urate hydroxylase PuuD, which translates into the protein MELTLFTTTNGLYYLVKYIHFLSGVTWIGMLYYFNFVQGPFFNETDADTKKNATQKLVPRALWWFRWGAMFTFLSGLAMIAIALGAQGIPHNSQWVVVILVGALFGTVMWANVWFVIWPNQKVVIAKAKGETTVDPAPNANRAFVASRTNTFFSIPMLFAMGAARNLPINYSPEKLRIFLGIIVLLIVIFEVNALRADQNGPTVKPIKTVKAVITSGVIFALVTYVLMEVLLTA
- a CDS encoding aldo/keto reductase, coding for MQKRQLGKIGPLVSEQGLGCMGMSDFYGKTDDAESIATIHRAIELGVTLFDTADMYGPHINEELLGKAIKGKRDQVVIATKFGIMRDPNDPYKRGYNGKPEYVKAACEGSLKRLGVDTIDLYYQHRVDPDTPIEETVGAMADLVKQGKVKYIGLSEAGIDTIKRAAKVHPISALQTEYSLWTRDPEDGILQTCRDLGIGFVAYSPLGRGFLTGQIQKFEDLDPNDFRRNSPRFQGENFQKNLELVAKIKEIANEKSVTAGQLALAWVLAQGQDIVPIAGTKRRKYLEENIGGSSVKLSKEDLDRINSVAPKDAAAGLRYPASSMGSVGR
- a CDS encoding arsenate reductase family protein; the encoded protein is MKLKVYEYKNCSTCRNALKFLESKKVDFDKKAIRETPPTKAELKKMLGYVGGESKKLFNTSGGDYKELGLKDKLSKMSLDEQFELLSGNGNLVKRPFVLGENFGLVGFKEEEWKAALKTK
- the fliG gene encoding flagellar motor switch protein FliG, producing the protein MLNKKTSLTGRQKAAIFLIAVGSDVSSEIFKHLREDEIEQITFEIARLDKITPEDKEKVLVEFNELMMAQEFISNGGIDFARGLLEKALGNQKAIDIINRLTSSLQVRPFDFIRRTDPQHLLNFIQNEHPQTIALILSYLDPQKASSILSGLPHTIQAEVAKRIATMDRVSPDVLREVERVLERKLSTLASEDYTSAGGIDSVVEILNLVDRGTEKTIIEALEEEDPELAEEIKKRMFVFEDIVLLDDRAIQKVLREVDNSDLAKALKSVDTEVQEKIFKNMSKRAANLLREDMDFMGPIRIKDVEDAQQKIVNIIRKLEESGDIVVARAGEDELVM
- a CDS encoding LIC_10030 family protein codes for the protein MKLNEVKELNKLLQNHSNGRNKEHSVYVDNLHTSFVEFEEKFILPSTSVFEIEFSAAESFLKSLIQLAPELVSDSLVLPEPRPKRDIDRLFLIKPFYTEGEMFRENSPEIWREKLPPFAIVTSFHVMHLGGAPKEDIYAQASQGKTMSVYTNRAYFSSRVIPLDSLTVLEDAVIDFTAKKYEESDFMVQISRDTFEGVRHTYSEIFDEVDYSKQVSFIHESLGITPADWSLGKIFAPLAVEYLTLTARFLDPSLDRIAKDFNSFHQVVDLLLRPGSMTLEESARNSFFAWLRSHKSERIISPSGNMAWKILRV
- a CDS encoding c-type cytochrome, which codes for MNPFQINRSGSEKGGNHRLSFFSFLLLVFFAAVFSLCKESKPLSPEAEAGRGLYMANCLACHNANPKLDGAVGPSVGNSSYELLEARMRGEYPPGYVPKRQSTAMTRFNFTEAQIKSLEEFLKQ
- a CDS encoding adenylate/guanylate cyclase domain-containing protein; amino-acid sequence: MDSGLHQVEIKTEFNLDKTDDLLKIPAGLYISDIGENWKIFLNGILVREEWYEPTEGQLTKNRSVKGLIIPLHHGILKQGKNDLKIRFMGMADSNPIKANDHFGFYHPKNFRISSLEEIYNSSSEYFDIFLFGIYFIFGFYHVLFFVTRKQDIYYLYFGLFSLFSSVYFYFTTFHIYNKFINFPGGPDTEFFFRGEISALIPMVPIFMLFAKDFFYQKEGKFWIIRTFCVLSGILFLTNWFLPYKYVLPNLTVFQVLLFLMLLYVIFFSANAIRLKKPDSVKLAVGIGVCGLFGLWDTIDAMTKIAGFHYPFFKISFSVFILVIISLLVSRYVSLYKQSQALNLEISKQRDAFYRFVPSEFISILDRESPVEIKIGDSKEKTMSVFFADLRGYTSVSEKLSPDENIKYLNRYFSAFEDIIFKNAGFVDKYIGDAIMALFSDHSDRAEKENFNSADNALQSAIDMVRYVESLNDGIGIGADLGIGVNTGPLILGTVGSERRIDTTVVGDTVNLSSRVQSLSGFYKSKILVTHHTFLRLNLLSDVMAREIDTVIVKGKTQPVILYEVFQADEPESVDWKEGSKMKLNEGIALYKAGQFKNAFSIFKELYKEKPTDNIVKLYAKRTKMILGQDPPGDWDGIFRLHRK
- a CDS encoding LIC10025 family lipoprotein, with protein sequence MNKSISYYLSLLLLLPFFGCVKKNPHVADYFERYFKYQDFIQTEFKDDPVRGILYGNPEADSEEKFYKKDGYLALSFRLSENGGRFRKELSDSPLSVFPESPYSIFVKTEPTEFYTKPIYKITRTVEMLSPEVSVFDVFPMIEETIQHLRKAEPNQVSEHSSLQKFLCHQFDCEIKRENGELFLMYTLSERMKEQFPIAYKKWNKRLGQVSFRFQLFQSGGFTKGWEFYNEGKKIILGIPESPKGYWSSPKTLHLRTYMFINVFGLKIDIRGLGYTLKFNRSGNTDTVNGYYSKIPETTIGGRFLSIFPPGAVNFFIPGNMDEYAEGSFKLLVEGSDGKGGTRFENKTKRNGNKTKVLLTTESEIFRDRFLPFKSSDEDDEPSFFTELGKNIVLDLRGK